Within the Fundidesulfovibrio putealis DSM 16056 genome, the region TAGTTTCTCGACGAGTTCTGTCAACTCGTCTGCCAGTGTGCTTGGTGTAAATTGTAAAGGCATTGCAGACCCCTGTCCGGTCGTTCAGGTGTACTACTTATACCTATCCTTCTCCCTCTTCGCCTCCCGATCCAAATCCCTCTCCTTCAACGCATCTTTCCGGTCATGGACGTTCTTGCCCTTGGCCAGTCCGATCTCCAGCTTCATCTTGCCGCGCTTCAGATAAATCTTCATCGGCACCACGGTCAGGCCTTTCTGTTCGGTCTTGGCTTTCCAGGTGCGGATCTGGTGTTCGTGCAGCAGCAGCTTGCGTTCCCTGTCCGGGTCCTGGTCGCTGCTCGCGTTCTCGTACGGGCTGATATGCACTCCGCACAAGAACGCCTCGAAGTTGCCGCTAAAGCGCACGTAGCCGTCCTTGAAGTTGATCTTGCCGCCGCGCAGGCTTTTGACCTCGGGGCCGGTCAGCACCATGCCCGCCTCCATTGTGTCCTGGATTTCGTAGTAATGGCGGGCTTTTCTGTTGACGGCGATGATCTTTATGGAGTCGCCAGCGTGTGCACTCACTGAGAGGGTCCCTCCTCGGAATCCAGCAGCGAATAGAAGAACGACAGCTGGTCCGGGAATTTCTGGAAGATTGTCTCGCGTACGAGTTGGTTGGTCCGCGCCACGGTGGGGCTGTCCAGCACCTGTTTCAGGAGCTTCTTGCAGTCGTCCATGGTGGTCTGGCGGATGATGTGCTTGATGGCCGGGATGGTCTGCGGGTTCAGGCTCACGGCGTCTATCTGCATGCCCATGAGGATGGGGATGCAGAACGGGTCGGAGGCCATCTCGCCGCAGAGGTTGCACTCTATGCCTGCCTGGTGCGCGGCGTCCACCACGTGCTTGATGGAGCGCACCACGGCCGGGTGCAGCGGCTGATACAGATAGGACACGTGCCGGTTGGTGCGGTCGATGCCCAGGGAATACTGGATCAGGTCGTTGGTGCCGATGGAGAAGAAGTCCACTTCCTTGGCCATGATCTCGGCGGTCATCACGGCGGAGGGCAGCTCCACCATCATGCCCACGGGCATCTCCGGGTTGTAGGCCAGCCCGTCCTTGCGCAGCTCCTGTTGGCACTCGCGCAGCAGGTTGATGGACTGCTGAAGCTCTTTCAGGCCGGAGATCATGGGGAACATGATGGAGATGTTGCCCACCACGGATGCGCGCAGGATGGCCCGTATCTGCGTCTTGAAGAGGCCCTTGTGGCGCAGGCAGAAGCGCACGGCGCGAAGCCCCATGGCCGGGTTCTGCTCCTCGAGGCGTCCGAAATGCGCCATGAACTTGTCCGCGCCCAGGTCCAGGGTGCGAAGGATCACGCGCCTGGGGGAGAGGATGTCCGCCAGGTCGCGGTAGTGCTCGAAGAGCTCTTCCTCGGTGGGCAGCACGGTGCGGTTCAGGTAGGTGTACTCGGTGCGGAACAGGCCGATGCCGTCGCCGCCGTTGTCGATGACCTGGGCCACCTCTTCGTACAGCTCGATGTTGGCCTTCACCTTGATGCGGTAGCCGTCGATGGTCTCGCCGGGCAGGTGGCAGTTCTTGATGATGCCCGCGCGGTAGGACTCGAACTGGTACTTGAGGTCGCCGTAGCGGGCCAGCTCGTCCTCGTCGGGCTCCACCAGCACCAGCCCCTTCAGGC harbors:
- the smpB gene encoding SsrA-binding protein SmpB, which translates into the protein MSAHAGDSIKIIAVNRKARHYYEIQDTMEAGMVLTGPEVKSLRGGKINFKDGYVRFSGNFEAFLCGVHISPYENASSDQDPDRERKLLLHEHQIRTWKAKTEQKGLTVVPMKIYLKRGKMKLEIGLAKGKNVHDRKDALKERDLDREAKREKDRYK
- the ptsP gene encoding phosphoenolpyruvate--protein phosphotransferase, which translates into the protein MALATLSCIPISAGIAIGKAYFINRSNFGQVPRQALAEDLVEEEAARLKDAFAHAKSDLAAIRERVPAELKDHALIIDSHLMIMSDPKLQGSALNHLTTLRINAEWALEKAVADLEEAFNALDDPYFRERAQDVRLVADRVRAQLMGQKVDFKTLGSRAVLLAHDLTPADTVELQVDKIMGFATVQGGKTSHAGILAKSLGIPAVVGAGGMEEVVQDGNLVIVDGLKGLVLVEPDEDELARYGDLKYQFESYRAGIIKNCHLPGETIDGYRIKVKANIELYEEVAQVIDNGGDGIGLFRTEYTYLNRTVLPTEEELFEHYRDLADILSPRRVILRTLDLGADKFMAHFGRLEEQNPAMGLRAVRFCLRHKGLFKTQIRAILRASVVGNISIMFPMISGLKELQQSINLLRECQQELRKDGLAYNPEMPVGMMVELPSAVMTAEIMAKEVDFFSIGTNDLIQYSLGIDRTNRHVSYLYQPLHPAVVRSIKHVVDAAHQAGIECNLCGEMASDPFCIPILMGMQIDAVSLNPQTIPAIKHIIRQTTMDDCKKLLKQVLDSPTVARTNQLVRETIFQKFPDQLSFFYSLLDSEEGPSQ